A region of the Denitrificimonas caeni genome:
ACAGAGCAACCTCTATTGCAGCAGCAAAAGCTTGACCAGCAACCGCTGCTCAATAACTGGCTCAATCGTCCGGCCAACACTCTAGTCTTCACCTGTGGTCTGGTTATTGCCGCACATAACAGTTGGGGCAATGAGCAATGCTTGCGCTGGCAACGCTTAATCAGCCTGTATTTAAAGCAAGACCTTGCCAGTGTGCAGCAAACCACCCACCAGCTCGCAGTAAATCATGCGCGCTTACAAAGGCATCATGACCTTTGGCAGCCGGCGCAAGCCTTGCTCTGGCCATGGGCAACCCAGCGTCTGCAGCAACCCACAGTGCAAGACTCAGCACCAGCACCGTCCACTGCAGATTTAGCGCTGTGGCGCAGTCATTGTGCTGAGCTGTTGCGCTCGCCTTCACCCTTTAGCAATACAGTGCAGCTTATTCAACGCATCAGCCAAGCTCTAGCGTCCTGCGGTATGCAGCGTATTTGTATCATGATGCTCGACAAGCTTGGGCAGCAGGTGCAGGTCGCACAGTTGCAAGGCATACCAACAGAGCAACTGCCGCGCATCTTTACCCTCGCGGCGAACCCTGTCACTGCGCATTTACTTAAGCAAGCCAGCCAGTTAGCACTCAGCGACAGCAACCGCGCACGCATCGGCCCGCACTTACCCAGCGAGCTCACTCAGGTTTTCAATGACAGTCACTGGCTACTGGCTTCTTTATCTAACGGCCGCAGAGTGGTCATGCTCATTGCTGCCGATCAGTCATCCAATAACCTGCACTCAACCACAGTGCAGGCCTTTAAAAAAACCTTGCAGTGCATCGAACGGGGATTATTAATTTTCAGCGCACCACAGCATGAGCAGCGCTAACCAGTAACCGCCCAGCAAAGCGTTGGGCTGGGCAATCAAGCACACTCCTGATTAATATATACTCATAGCTAGATAATTTTCGTTACACTGAATCTATTCATTTGAATGTTATTCGACTCATTTGCAACTAAGGGCTTTTAGTACATGGACATTAAGCAACGTCTATTTATTTTTATGCAATATATATTGCCGCACCACACGTTGTCGCGACTCATTGGGCGCTTGGCTGAATGCCAAACACCTTGGTTTAAAAA
Encoded here:
- a CDS encoding HDOD domain-containing protein: MAFIVPQNEILIQWIKKLDNTRLPVYKAHRELALQALKNPSNSLREIAKVISRAPTIAFILMREANRSRSSLAEPVQTLENALSRLGLQRCSTLLNSLQDSDISEIPQALRQVWLIGQHLNIQAVGLFSTRMARLWQEIHWGSLLFLSPAWPLLTRHPEFFAQWEQRVLGNNEPAEQVERELLGMPLTALCLGLAEHWQLPLWVIEGYRLLSENPQQLVRALHIARQTEQPLLQQQKLDQQPLLNNWLNRPANTLVFTCGLVIAAHNSWGNEQCLRWQRLISLYLKQDLASVQQTTHQLAVNHARLQRHHDLWQPAQALLWPWATQRLQQPTVQDSAPAPSTADLALWRSHCAELLRSPSPFSNTVQLIQRISQALASCGMQRICIMMLDKLGQQVQVAQLQGIPTEQLPRIFTLAANPVTAHLLKQASQLALSDSNRARIGPHLPSELTQVFNDSHWLLASLSNGRRVVMLIAADQSSNNLHSTTVQAFKKTLQCIERGLLIFSAPQHEQR